CGCACCCACACTGGGGAGAAGCCCTATAAGTGtgagcagtgtgggaagagcttctccagcagctcaaCCTTGACCAAACACCAAcagagccagcactgagggaagccCTGCGAGTGCCcaagtgtgggaagagcttcgtgcgctgctccagctccatcccccatgggaggatcccccctggatgatccccagggacccctggtgggcagagccctggtgatTCCTGGTGCTGGTGATCCGTGTGGGGAAGACACCTGGATGAGGGCTCTACATCCTCCTGGGTCCCAGTGACCTGGattctcttttcatttctctttgtccTTTCAAAACACCCAAATTCaaggtaaaaataaagatgttcaACAAAGACGTAGATGGCGACTTGGGGGCATCTTCCAGGGTATGTGGTGAATGCGGAGTGTAAGAGAGTGGAGGGTTCCTGGGTTTTGCTCAGGAATTTGGGCTCTGGCTTTGCTGGGAGATGCTGGTGGAGGTTCTGGGCAGCTGATCAAGGATCCCCTGCCCTGGAACTCTCCCCACGCCCCCCATCCCAGTTCCTGATGTCGCCTGTCCAGTACAGCCCTCTCTCCACTCTCACTCCCCTTGCTCCCTGCCTGTTCCCGTGTCACTCCACTCCAGGTCCTGTTCTTATCCCATCCTAGTCTGGGTCCCATTCCCATCTCATCCCTCATCCTCCATctcattccctgtccctgttcctgtcctgTATTCTCTGTCTGGTTACCACTCCTGTATTTTCAGTCCCAtattccctgccctgttcctgttATCGTATTCCTGGTCTCTTTGCCGGGCCCTCTGCCAGGCCCTCATTTCCATTGCTGTATTCCCTGTCCCGTTCCCATGCTTCCAATCCCATGACTGTATTCCCATTTCTGATCCCGGCCCCACCTTCCTAATCCCCATCCCATATTTTCTCTACGCTTGCTCTATCCATACATCTTTGTGCTCTTCCCATATTCCTGTTCCCAGTCGCATtccatgtccctgtcccataTTCCtggtcccattcccagtcccggTTTGGTACTTCTGGTCCCATTCttggtccctgtccccatcaccAGTATCATTCCCATCTCTGTCTCATATTTCCAGtcccattcctggtctctgtccTCCTTCCTGGTCCCTCTACTTATTCCCAGCTGCATTCCCAGTCCCAATCCTGGttccattccctgtccccattccctgtccccattccccattcccacctctcccatGGGGCCCTCAGGGCTCCCCAGCTCggcctgcctgtggcacacgaacccttcagccctgctgctgcccttgcccagctgcacacagcacaaggctTTGGGCATTTCTCACAGGCcccagctggccacagcagcccctcctgccagcacccgctgtgcctcacagccctccctgctgctggggccatgCAGGGCACACgggcctgcaggagcctcctgtTCTTGCCAcaggagcaaggctgcagctccagcctttgggcCCTGAGccgcagcagcccaggggaggcccagctgcagagctcgcAGCCCCAAATGTGTTTCACTGGAGCTCCTCGGAACTCGGATCCCCATCCCATATTCTCTCTGCGGTCGCTGTTTCCATCTTCCGTGTCCCGTTCCCGTGTTCTCATCACGGGTCCCTGCCGCGGTCTCTGTGCCCctttcccgctccctgtcccctctcacgGCCCCAGCCCGCCCTCACCTGACCTTGGAAACCCCGCGCTGCTCCCGCCCACCAATCACAGCACGCGATCGAGCCTTGATTTGCATAACCACGCCCTTTGGTTTGGCACCACCCGGCGCCGGCTTCAGCCGCCTCCCggcgctgtttgctcccagttccctcccagtgctcccagtaagaGCAATAACAGGACGGATTTGCGCTCCCAAATCCTTCTCGCTCCTCCCAGGATCGCTCCCAAAGCTCTCAGGATCGCTCCTGGTGCCGTGCGGGGTGGGGCCGCTTTGGAAcccccccagggcagagcgcggctgcttttgggtgtcggcaccgcccgggctgggctgggagtggaggaggagcgggaggaagaggagggacagaggaggaaaggcaggaacGGCAGGAAGAAGCTTAGCGGGAACAGGAGCgacaaaggaggaggaggaagacgaAAAGCGGGAGGGAATTCCCGCCTGGAACCCGCAGGTGAGCCGGGAGGGGGAGCTCGCCCCAAATCCATCGCGGGGCTCTCCGGGAGGGTTTTTGCGGGACGGGGCCTCTTCGGATCTTGCAGGAGCCCGAAGCCGAGCCGGAGATGGCCCTGGAGGGATCCGGGCAGCAGCCGGTGGGAGAGGCCGCTGTGAGCGGCTCCGCGGCGCAGGAACgcaacggggaggaaaagccgcGCAGATGCCGcacgaggaggggctgcaaacgcAGATCTCGGGGCTCCGATCAGGAAAGATCCAccccgggccggggaggcggccgcagctcggagctgggggtccctgagcagtctcaggatggggagaagccccacaagtgcttggagtgtgggaagagcttcaggtggAGATGCCACCTGATCatccaccagaggagccacaccggggagaggccctacgagtgtgaccagtgcaagaagaggtttcagacTAGCTCCAGTGTCCTCCTGCACCAGCggattcacacggatgagaggcccttccgctgccccaACTGTGGGATGGGTTTCAAGCAAAACTTCACCCTCGTCacccaccggcgcatccacaccggggagaggccctatgagtgtgaccactgtgggaagagcttcagccatGGCTCTGTCCTGATCAgacaccagaggatccacacggGGGAACGGCCGTAAGAGTGTGCTGAGTGTGAGAAGAGCTTCAGGTCAAACTCCGAGCTGATCGcacaccagaggatccacacaggggagaagccctacgagtgtgaccagtgcaagaagaggtttcccaccaCCTCCAATCTCCTCGTGCACCAGCGCAgtcacacggatgagaggcccttccgctgccccgactgcgggatgggcttcCAGCGAAACTCCAGCCTCCTCACacaccggcgcatccacaccggggagaggccccacgagtgtgatcagtgtgggaagagcttcacccgGAGCTCCCACCTGGTTatccaccagaggagccacactggggagaggccctacgagtgtgaccagtgcaggaagaggtttcccaccagctcccagaTCCTCCTGCACCAGAGGATTCACAgggatgagaggcccttccgctgccccgactgcgggaagGGCTTCAGGCAAAACTCCAACCTCCTCACGCACCGGCggatccacaccggggagagacCCCATGAGTGtgagcagtgtgggaagagcttctccagcagctcaaCCTTGACTCAACACCAACggagccagcactgagggaagccCTGCGAGTGCCccgagtgtgggaagagcttcgtgcgctgctccagctccatcccccatgggaGGATCCCCCCTGGAAGATCCCCAGTGACCCTcggtgggcagagccccggtGATCTGTGGTGCCGGTGATCCGTGTTGGGCACACACCTGGCTGGGGGCTCCACATCCTCCTGGCTCCCTGTGgcctggattttcttttcatttctctttgtcttttcaAAACACCGTAAACCGGGctcaaaataaagatttttaacaAAGACATtgatggggacacggggggatCTTCCAGGGGTGTGGGGGATGATTGGTGTGAGGAAGTTGAGTGTAGCTCAGGGCTTTTGGCTCCCCAGGCCGAGCGGCTTCGGCTGTGCTGGGAGACCCTGGTGGAGGTTCAGGGGGGGCTGACCAaggaccccctgccctgggactgtcCCCCTGTTCCTGGTGTCCCCTTTCCAGgatctcccttttcccactgtcactcctcctccccctgcccgtTCCTGTGTCACCCCAGTCTtggtcctgccctgctcccatcccagtcccCATCTCTTTCCTACTCTCATTCCCTGCCCCGTAGTCTCTGTCTGGTGTCAGTTTCCACATTTCCAGGCCCAtattccctgccctgttcctgttCTCGTATTCCCGATCCTGCTGCAGATCCTGGATTTCCattgcttttttccctgtcctgttcctATATTCCCATTCCTAGTCCTGCTCCTGTATTCCCGTTTTTGACAGTGGCCCCTGTTCCTAATCCGCAGCCCATATTCTCCCTCCACGTCCTGTTCCCATATTATTTCCTGTgccattcccacattcccctgCCTGGTCCCATTCCTGGTCTTTCTCCATGCACTGTCCCATTCCTGGTCTCAGTCCCGAATTACCTGTCCCATTCCGGtattcccgttcccattcctGCTCGCTGTCCCCATTCCGTGTATCATTTCCAGTCCCTGTCACCTATTTCCAGTCCATTTCTCAGGCCCTGTCCTCATTCCCAggtcctgtccccattcctggtTGTGTCCCGTATTCCCTGTCCCATTCTTAGgccctgttcccattcccagtaTCCTTCCCAGTGCCTGTCTCCTATTTCCATGTCCATTCCCAGGCCCTGTCCATGCTCCAAATCCCTGTCCACACTCATGGTCCTTTCCTTGTGGCATTTCCAGTCTTGTCCCTGTTCCTTGTCTCTATTCCCGGTGTCTGTCCCACTTCCCAATCCTGTCTTGTATTCCAGGTTCAATTCCGTGTGACATTCCCTATTTTCATACCCATTCCCCAATTCTAAatccttgtccccagtcccggTCCGATTCCTTGTGCTGGTACCATGCCCAGGCCCTGTCcccaatccctgtccccattcccgctccccgTCCCCTCGCACCGGACGCCGCCGCCATCGCTccggccctgcccgggcccTCACCGGACCGACGAAACCCCGCGCCTCTCCCGCCCACCAATCACAGCACGCGATCAAGCCTTGATTTGCATAACCACGCCCTCTgcctcggccccgcccctcgccgtCTGCAGCCGCATCCGggcgctgtttgctcccagttccctcccagtgcgAGCAAGACTGGGAGGGAAAGCGCTCCCGAGTCCCGCCCGCTGCTCCCGGGATTGCTGCTGGtgccgcgcggggcggggccgcttTGGAAcccccccagggcagagcgcggctgcttttgggtgtcggcaccgcccgggccgggctgggagcggaggaggagcgggaggaagaggagggacacaggaggaggaacaggaaaggcaggagcggCAGGAAGAGGTGGAGCGGGAACAcgagggacagaggaggaggaggaagacgaAAAGCGGGAGGAAGATCCCCCCTGGGACCCGCAAGTGAGCGAGGAGGGGGAGCTCGCCCCGAATCCATCGCGGGGCTCTCCGGGAGGGTTTTTGTGCGGCCCAGGGCGTGTTCGGATCCTGCAGGAGCCCGAAGCCGAGCCGGAAATGGCCCTGGAGGGATCTTGGCGGGTCCCACGTGGCGATCGCCCGGTACCGGCGGGCAGAGCCTGGAGATGAGCGGGGTCCGGGCCCCCGGGGCTGAAAGGGGCGCTGACTTCTGCAGCCGCGCCGGGGCAGTGGCACCATCAAACCCAACGCGCTCAGCGCTTGTTTTACCCCACAGCAGGAGTTGTCTTTGGCAAATCTCGGCccgatggaggaggaggaggagggcgccacgaggaagaggaagatgtccCGGGAGCCGCAGGCAGGTGAGaaggaagtcagtgcccctttccccctctctgctgctccatctcGCAGCCCGGCCTGgcccccggctgcaggacaaccccacTGCCGACCCTGTTATGCCGGGGATGCGCggggggatctccttgcccttccctgtggcccgcaggcaaatcccatcctctcctggtccttcctcccccaggcACGGAGCTGAGCACGGAGCCCAAGGAGTACAAATCCCCGTGGCAGCAGCCGGTGGGAGAGGCCGCTGTGAGCGGCTCCGTGGCGCAGGAACgcaacggggaggaaaagccgcGGAGATGCCGcacgaggaggggctgcaaacgcAGATCTCGGGGCTCCGAGCAGGAAAGATCCACCCCGGGCCGGGGAGGTGGccgcagctcagagctgggggtccctgagcagcctcaggatGGGGAGAATCCCCACAAGTGCtcggagtgtgggaagagcttcaggtggAGATCCCAAATGATCgtccaccagaggagccacactggggagaggccctatgagtgtgacccgtgcaagaagaggtttcccaccagctcccagctcctcctgcaccagcggattcacacggatgagaggcccttccgctgccccgactgtgGGATGGGTTTCAAGCAAAActcccaccttgtcacccaccggtgcatccacaccggggagagaccctacgagtgtgaccagtgtgggaagagcttcagccagagctcccacctgatcatccaccagaggatccacacgggggaacggccctacgaATGTGgagagtgtgggaagagcttcacccaGAGATCTGCCCTGACTCTGCACAAgatgatccacactggggaaaggCCCTACGCGTGTGACCAATGCAAGAAGAGTTTTCCCAAAAGTTCCCACCTCCTCGTGCACCAGCGGACACACACGGgtgagaggcccttccgctgccccgactgcgggaaAGGCTTCAAGCAAAatgcccaccttgtcacccaccAGCGTatccacaccagggagaggccctacgagtgtccccagtgtcgGAAGATCTTCACCAGCAGCTCAACCTTGACCCAACACCAACggagccagcactgagggaagccCTGCGAGTGCCCTgagtgcaggaagagctttgtgcgctgctccagctccatcccccatgggaGGATCCCACCGGATGATCCCCAGTCACCCCcggtgggcagagccccggtGATCCACGGTGCTGGTGATCCGTGTTGGGCACAGACCTGGCTGGGGTCTCCACATCCTCCTGGCTCCCTTTGGCCGTAATTTCCTTTACATTTGTCTTTATCTTttcaaaacccacaaaaccggggtgaaaaaaaaattttgaacaaAGACCTGGATGGGGACATGGGCGGCTCTTCCAGGGGATGTGGACAGTGCTGGGTTCAAGGGAGCTTAGGATTCCAGGCAGGAAATTAGGATATTCTCAGGGCTTTGGGCTCCCCAGGccgagcagctctggctgcagtggGAGACCCTGGCGGAGGTTCAGGGGCAGCTGACCAaggaccccctgccctgggactgtcTCCTTGTATTCAGTGTCCCTAGTTCAGGATCCCTTCTCCTCGCTGTCCCTCCCCTTGCCACCTGCCCGTTCCTGTGTCACCCCAGTCATGGTCCTCTTCTGCTACCATCCCATTTCAGATCCCATTCCCACTCTCATTCCCGCGCCTGTTGTCTCTGGATGCCCTTCCCATATTCCCAGTCCCATATTTCCTGTCCTGTTCCCCTTCTCGTATTCCTGGTCCTTTGCTGGGCCCTCATTTCATTTCCATATTCCCTCTATTATTGCCATATTCCCAGTCCCAATCCTGTATTCCCGTTTCCTGTCCCGGACCCACCTTCCTAATCCCCATCCCATATTCTCTCTCCAGTTATTGTTTCCatcttctctctcctgtttCCATATTCCCATtgcccatcccattccaggtCCCCTATCCCTGCAGTACCATATTCCCAGGAACACTCCCGTATTCCTGgtcccattcctgctccctgtccccattcctggtcCTATTGCTGGTCGCAGTCCAGTGTTACCCGTCCCTGTCCCAGTCCGGTACTCCAAAGCCAAATCgtggtccctgtccccattctgTGACTCATTCCAAGGCCCTGTCTCGTATTTCCACTTctttgttccctgtccctgttcccagcccaTGGCGCCAATCCCATTCCTGTCCTGTATTCCCTGTCCTATTCTCAGTCCTTGTCCTAGTTCTGAGGATCATTCCCACTCCCTATCTTGTATTTCCAGTCCCACTCCTGGTCCTTGACCATATTCCCAATCCCTGTTCCCATTACCGATGCCTGTCCCCAGTCCCGGTCCGTGTCCTGTATTCCCAGTCCCGTTCCCGCTTCCCTTCCCAGTCCTTTCTTGTATTCCTCAGCCCAGTCCTTGTGCCTTTTCCATTCCCTGTCCTCGCTCCCCGAGTCCATTCCCGATCCCTGTTCCCATTCCGTGTCCCCACTTCCAGTCTTCATtctctgtccccattcccgctccctcTCCCCGCTCCCTctccccattcccgctccctctccccattccctgtACCCGTTCCTGCTCCCtattcccattccctgtccccactccCTGTCTCCgttcccgctccctgtcccctctcaccgGACGCCGCCGCCATCGCTCCGGATCCCGCTCCCCTCACGTCTGAGGGCAAACCCCGCCCTGTTCCCGCCCACCAATCACAGCGCGCGATCCCTCACAGATTTGCATAACCACGGCCTGTgcctcggccccgcccctcgccggcTGCAGCCGCGTCCGggcgctgtttgctcccagttccctcccagtgctcccaggaaGAGCCAGACTGGGAGGGAAAGCGCTCCCGATTCCTGCCCGCTGCTCCCGGGATCGCTGCCGGTGCCGCTTTGGAAcccccccagggcagagcgcggctgcttttgggtgtcggcaccgcccgggccgggctgggagcggaggaggagcgggaggaagaggagggacagaggaagaggaaagggaaagagaaagagagaagcgGGAGGAAGACGAGcgggaggaagaagagggacagagaaggagaaagaagaagaggaagaagaaaggcagGAGCGCCAAGAAGAGGCGGAGCGGGAACAcgagggacagaggaggaggaggaagacgaaaagcaggaggaaggtCCCGCCTGGAACCCGCAGGTGACCGGGGACGGGGAGCTCGCCCCAAATCCATCGCGGGGCTCTCCGGGAGGGTTTTTGTGCGGGCCAGGGCGTGTTCAGATCTTGCAGGAGCCAGAAGCTGAGACGGAGATGGCCCTGGAGGGATCCGGGCAGCAGCCGGTGGGAGAGGCCGCTGTGAGCGGCTCCGTGGCGCAGGAACgcaacggggaggaaaagccgcGGAGATGCCGcacgaggaggggctgcaaacgcAGATCTCGGGGCTCCGAGCAGGAAAGATCCAccccgggccggggaggcggccacagctcggagctgggggtccctgagcagcctcaggatGGGGAGAATCCCCACAAGTGCtcggagtgtgggaagagcttcaggtggAGATCCCAAATGATCgtccaccagaggagccacaccggggagaggccctacgagtgtgaccagttcaagaagaggtttcagaccagctccagtgtcctcctgcaccagcggattcacacggatgagaggcccttctgctgctccgactgcgggatgggcttcaGGCATAACTCCCACCTCATCACCCACCGGagcatccacaccggggagaggccctacgagtgtgaccagtgcaagaagaggtttaaGACCAGCTCCCATCTCCTTGTGCATGAGCAgattcacacggatgagaggcccttccgctaCCCTGACTGCGGGATGGGCTTTCAGCGAAACGCCAACTTCATCAGTCACCGGCACatccacaccagggagaggcccCACGAATGTCCCCAGTttgggaagagcttctccagcagctcaaCCTTGACCTGACACTAACggagccagcactgagggaacTCCTGCAAGTGCCTCGAGTGCGGGAAGAGCTTCGtgcactgctccagctccatcccccatgggaggatccccctggatgatccccagtgacccctggtgggcagagccagccccgaTGATCCGCGGTGCCGGTGATCCGTGTTGGGCACACACCTGGCTGGGGGACCCACATCCTCCTGGCTCCCTGTGGgcaggattttcttttaatttctctttaccttttcaaaatccccaaaaacggggtaaaaataaaagtttttaacaCAGACCTGGATGGGGACACCGGGTGATCTTCCAGGGGATGTGGACGGTGCTGGATTGAAGGCATTTGATGATTCCAGGCAGGAAATTAGGACATGCTCAGGGCTTTGGGCTCCACAGGCTGAGCGGCTCTGGCTGCACTCGGAGACCCTGAGGAGGTTCAGGGGCAGCTGATAaagcaccccctgccctgggactgtcCCACTGTGCCTGGTGTCCCTGTTCAGGATCTCTCTTTCCTCGCTGTCCCTCCCCTTTCCACCTGCCTGTTCATGTGTCACCCCAGTCATGGTGCTGTTCTGCTCCCATCCCATTTCAAATCACATTCCCACTCTCATTCCCTGTCCCGTTGTGTCTTGATGCTGTTTCCATATTCCCAGTCCCATATTTCCTGTCCTGTTCTCATTTTTGTAATGCTGATCCCTTGGCTGGTCCCCCATTTCCATTTCTATattccctgtcctgttcccATATTCCAAGTGCCAATCTTGTATTCCCGTTTCCTGTCCCGGACCCACCTTCCTAATCCCCATCCCATATTCTCTCTCCAGTTATTGTTTCCatcttctctctcctgtttCCATATTCCCATtgcccatcccattccaggtCCCCTATCCCTGTAGTACCGTATTCCCAGGAACACTCCCGTATTCCTGgtcccattcctgctccctgtccccattcctggtgCCATTGCTAGTCCCAGTCCAGTCTtacccatccctgtcccagtccAGTACTTCAAGGCCAACTCgtggtccctgtccccattctgTGACTCATTCCAAATCCCTGTCTCGTATTTCCGCTCCTGTGTtcccggtccctgtccctgttctcaGGCCATGGCCTCCATCCCATTCCTGTCCTGTATTCCCCGTCCCGTTCTCAGTCCCTGTCCCAATTCTCAGGAGCATTCCCACTCCCAGAGCTCATACCTGTGCCCCACTGGGTCCCAGgatggcattttccagcaccagagggactgataagagactgggCAAGCTGAGCTACAACCCATGGCAAGGACATTCTCAATTTTGGAATCTTCCTTCAGAACAGCATGAGGTTCTGTTGTCTGATATTGTTCATTCTCTTtgtgcttgtgggcactttgcttgttgaataaacagttttttccctttttcttgaAGGAAATTTTTTGTTGGACCAGTTAGGGGTGGGCTGTTTAGGTTAGCCTTCTAGATGGACCCCAtttggaggtttcctcccaaatttgccctaatCCAGCACACCAGTTCCTGTCCCTATTCCCAATCCCTGTCTACATTCCCTCTTCCTATTCCTggtcctgtccccattcccagtccctgtccacgatcccagtcctgtccccattcctggtcCCTCTCTCCACTCCTGATCCCAGTCCCAGTCCAAGTCCAGCATTCCTGGTGCCATTCTTGGTCCCTATCCCCTTTCCCAGTACCATCCCCTGTCTCTGTCTTGTAGTTTCGTTCTCattccccttccctgtccccattccctctcTCCATTCCTGATCCTTGTTACCAGTCCCAGTCCCATTACTGGTCCCAGTCCCATTTGCCAGCCCTATCCCGATTCACTGTCACATTCCCAGTCCCACTTTCCATTCCCAGTCCCAATCCCCGTCTCAATCCCGTATTCACCGTCCCAGTCCCAGTCTGGTATCCCAGATCCA
The sequence above is drawn from the Prinia subflava isolate CZ2003 ecotype Zambia chromosome 33, Cam_Psub_1.2, whole genome shotgun sequence genome and encodes:
- the LOC134563057 gene encoding zinc finger protein 502-like, whose translation is MEEEEEGATRKRKMSREPQAGTELSTEPKEYKSPWQQPVGEAAVSGSVAQERNGEEKPRRCRTRRGCKRRSRGSEQERSTPGRGGGRSSELGVPEQPQDGENPHKCSECGKSFRWRSQMIVHQRSHTGERPYECDPCKKRFPTSSQLLLHQRIHTDERPFRCPDCGMGFKQNSHLVTHRCIHTGERPYECDQCGKSFSQSSHLIIHQRIHTGERPYECGECGKSFTQRSALTLHKMIHTGERPYACDQCKKSFPKSSHLLVHQRTHTGERPFRCPDCGKGFKQNAHLVTHQRIHTRERPYECPQCRKIFTSSSTLTQHQRSQHPRPRPSPAAAASGRCLLPVPSQCSQEEPDWEGKRSRFLPAAPGIAAGAALEPPQGRARLLLGVGTARAGLGAEEEREEEEGQRKRKGKEKERSGRKTSGRKKRDREGERRRGRRKAGAPRRGGAGTRGTEEEEEDEKQEEGPAWNPQVTGDGELAPNPSRGSPGGFLCGPGRVQILQEPEAETEMALEGSGQQPVGEAAVSGSVAQERNGEEKPRRCRTRRGCKRRSRGSEQERSTPGRGGGHSSELGVPEQPQDGENPHKCSECGKSFRWRSQMIVHQRSHTGERPYECDQFKKRFQTSSSVLLHQRIHTDERPFCCSDCGMGFRHNSHLITHRSIHTGERPYECDQCKKRFKTSSHLLVHEQIHTDERPFRYPDCGMGFQRNANFISHRHIHTRERPHECPQFGKSFSSSSTLT